In the genome of Cystobacter ferrugineus, the window CAAGGCCAACACCGCCATCCGCGCCCTCGGCAGGATGGGCACCGTCTTCGCCCTCTCGCAACTGGAGCGCATCGCCTCCGCGGGCGGGAGGTACACCGAGTCGCTCGTGCAGAACGCACGCGAGGGGCTCGCGGAGGCCGCGGCCGCGCGTGGCCTGACACCCGAGCAGCTGCGCGAGGAGCTGGTGCCGGACCTGGGCCTCACGCTGGAAGGCCTGGTGGCGGACCTGGGCCCCCGCCGGCTCCGGGTGAAGGTGCGGGCGGACCTCTCGCTGGAGGTGCATCACGAGGGTGGCAGGGTGACACAGTCCTTCCCGGCCCTCCGCAAGGACGAGGACCCGGTGCAGCACGCGGAGGGCAAGCAGCGCTTCGACGTGCTCCGCAAGAACCTCCAGCCGGTGCTGAAGGCGCAGCTCGCGCGGCTCGAGGAGGTGCTCTTCGTCCAGGACGACTACCCGCAGGAGCGCTGGCAGCGGCTCTTCCCGCGCCACCCGGTGCTGCGGCTCGGCATCCAGCCCGTGCTCTGGTCCCGGCTCACGCCCACGGGCGAGGTGGTGGGCTCGTTTCGCGTCGCGGAGGACGGGACGCTGGTAGACGCGCGGAACGAGGAGGTGCGCCTGCACCCCTCCGAGCGCGTTGGCCTCTGGCACCCGGTGCTGGAGGATGCGCGCACGCACGCGCTGTGGGGGGAGCACCTGGCGGACTACCGGCTCGTGCAGCCCTTCCGCCAGCTCCAGCGAGAGGCCCTCCGGCCCACCGACGCGGAGCGCGGGGCCACGGCCATTACCCGCTTCCAGGGCGTATCCCTGTGGGCCAGCCGGCTGAGGAACACCCTGGAGCGGCTCGGGTGCAGGGCCCCGGTGGGGGAGAGCGGCATGCTCCACGAGCACGCGCGCGCCCTGCCGAACCACGGGGTGGCCTTCCGCGTGCTCCACTCCCCCATCCAGCGGCGGTTCGAGCTGGAAGAGCGGGTGGAACTGGGGCAGCTCGAGTACACACTCGAGCCGCAGTACCGGCAGCGCCACGGCCTCGCACAGGAGGGCCAGCCTACGCTCGGGGAACTGCCGCCGGTGCTGTGCGCGTGTCTGCTCGACGTGATGCGCTCGCTGGCGCTCCAGGCGGACACGCCCTGAGCCCCCGGCGCGTGTCGTCCCGCCGCTCGCGCTCTGGGCTTGCCCCGGTTACGTGGCTCTCCCGCAGTTTGTGTGAATCCTATGCGCATCCGGATGGCCGCAAGAGAGAGACATGCCTACCTACTACCGCTAAACCACACTAAGTGCGGGAGAGCCACTACGGTGGGGCATGCTCACCTGTCACCCCTGCCGGGGAACATAGTTCGCCCTATTGCTCACTCGCCATCTCATCGCACGATGAAGTCGAATCGCTCCACAGCCGCCTTGAACTCCTCCAGCGTCGCCCCCGAGCGCTTCGCCTCTGCTGGCGCGTAGATCGTCACCGCTGCGGTGTCCTCCCGATCCCTGTGCTCTCCCTCGAGAAAGACGGGGGTGAAGTCGCCCGGCCATGGCACACTTAGCAGTTCCCGTCCGTGTCTGATGGGGTCCACGATGGTGAAGCATGGCCACTTGGGGAGTTGGATCGTTCGCATGTCGCAGCCATGAAAGCTGCACTCGTCGAGCCGGGCCTCGGAGAAGTCGCAGTTCTCAATTCCTCCGTGCTCCCACCACATGTCCACGCCAACTCGCTGCCCAAAACCGACCCCCGAGAACCTCCCCGTAAACCGGCAGCCCTCGAACCGCATGGAGGTAAACCACTCGTTCACGATCTCCCGCTTCGCAGTGATGGTGCAGTCGATGAGTCGTCCCCACATCGGAACGAGCTGACGCCCTCCGACGCCGAGGACCACGGTGCAGCGTCGCAGCGTGATGTTGGGCCCGAGCCAGTAAATGGCCTCCCTGTTGGTCAACTCCAGCCGCTCACCCTCTACCTCTCGGTTCTCAATGTGGATGTTCGGAGTCGGGCGCATTTCAGAAGAAGATCATACGAAAGAAGGTGCTCGCCATCCGCCGACCGTGAAGCTCAAAGTTCGATTCGGTCCCGGACAAGATCTCATAGTGGTAATTCTGCCCCGCAGGCCCTACCACATCAACGCCGCGGCTTCTCCAATCCAGCGAGGGGAATAGCTTCTCTAGCTGTGCCTCCACCCATCGCCCTCGCGCCTGCCGCTCTTGCAGGTTTGCGCGATGCACAAGCCCTCTTCGGAGCATTCGGTCGTACGCGGCCCTCTCCCTTCGGGTGAACAAATGTCGGCCCCACTTTGCGGCCACCTGCTGCGCCGCCGCATGGAGTCGGTCCCCCAAGGGGTCTGAGGCGGGAATGTCTTTGACGGACACTCCCCGCGGCAGGTGCCACCGCTCGCTGTTTCTCTCTACCTGCCTATTACCACCGCGGTGCCGGTACACTTCGTTGGCAGGCGTCCCGCTCGTGCTGGCACTCGCCGCGCTGTTGCGGCTCATCATCGCGCCGGCGAGGGCCCCCTCGGGCCCCACCGTGATCGCCAGGGCCCCCTCTGCAGAGGCGGCCACCTCCTTGACCTGTTCCAACCGCACCACCACCCACTTCGGTGCCCCCTGCCCTGCGAGCTGCACCTGAGCGAGCCGGAAGCTCGGCAGCGAGCGC includes:
- a CDS encoding pentapeptide repeat-containing protein, which gives rise to MRPTPNIHIENREVEGERLELTNREAIYWLGPNITLRRCTVVLGVGGRQLVPMWGRLIDCTITAKREIVNEWFTSMRFEGCRFTGRFSGVGFGQRVGVDMWWEHGGIENCDFSEARLDECSFHGCDMRTIQLPKWPCFTIVDPIRHGRELLSVPWPGDFTPVFLEGEHRDREDTAAVTIYAPAEAKRSGATLEEFKAAVERFDFIVR
- a CDS encoding DUF4132 domain-containing protein, with the translated sequence MAALTLLRRLEAVHAVLTGVEDAALAARTAGVPESREEAGAERERLCPLALEALTRHPELLAQTTSTYVRDGSPLAALPAEFLPALVPAVRALLATTQALEPIRTVQTFLARAVPRQVVEAGLATDASPRVRRAVLQALCRSRVDGAVEVLRQLCTRPELTALDRGLLLDRLEALGEDVSLLDRERTLPLEGWAELARVEGADVVPKDLRGLPLVTALAPLGELPVRWLLTQARELGEARLPRPFRHLLERHLPPQTLPSLGRHALESWLSVKGKTGAAWMLSLIAEYGGDEAVTTICRQIDTWRRHQKPKANTAIRALGRMGTVFALSQLERIASAGGRYTESLVQNAREGLAEAAAARGLTPEQLREELVPDLGLTLEGLVADLGPRRLRVKVRADLSLEVHHEGGRVTQSFPALRKDEDPVQHAEGKQRFDVLRKNLQPVLKAQLARLEEVLFVQDDYPQERWQRLFPRHPVLRLGIQPVLWSRLTPTGEVVGSFRVAEDGTLVDARNEEVRLHPSERVGLWHPVLEDARTHALWGEHLADYRLVQPFRQLQREALRPTDAERGATAITRFQGVSLWASRLRNTLERLGCRAPVGESGMLHEHARALPNHGVAFRVLHSPIQRRFELEERVELGQLEYTLEPQYRQRHGLAQEGQPTLGELPPVLCACLLDVMRSLALQADTP